In Pseudoalteromonas sp. NC201, a single window of DNA contains:
- the murJ gene encoding murein biosynthesis integral membrane protein MurJ, with protein sequence MAKGLFKSGMIVSAMTMISRVLGLVRDAVVANLLGAGLAADVFLFANRIPNFLRRLFAEGAFAQAFVPVLSEIKEKHGDDRVRLFVAQAAGTLGTVLLIVTILGVIGSPVIAALFGTSWFLDWWQGGADAEKFVLASALLKLTFPYLLFVSLVALSGAVLNVYNRFAAAAFTPVLLNVSIIGCAIFLHDKFAQGAYALALGVFIGGIVQLLFQIPFLLRLKVLSRPQFAWRSPEITKVRTLMIPALFGVSVSQINLLLDTVIASFLVTGSIAWLYYSDRLIEFPLGLFGIGIATVILPALSKLHAGEKSEDFQKTLDWGVRFVIFLGLPAMLGLMVTSPLIISVLFGHGEFVSQNADNINKVSLGVAAYSVGLLSFMLIKVLAPGFYARQDTKTPVRIGIITMALNMVFNLILAPFIGYLGLALATSLSASCNAFLLYRQLSHQGVYQLSAFSLGFTAKCFISAAMMAACVYFLGARFEWLEWGLMEQVLLLCGLLVTAMVSYFSLLFILGVRLSTIRDA encoded by the coding sequence GTGGCAAAAGGGTTATTTAAATCGGGTATGATTGTCAGTGCCATGACTATGATTTCGCGGGTTCTGGGCCTCGTTCGAGATGCCGTCGTGGCAAACCTATTGGGCGCAGGATTGGCCGCCGATGTCTTTTTATTCGCCAACCGGATCCCTAATTTTTTACGTAGGTTATTTGCAGAAGGCGCGTTTGCTCAGGCGTTTGTTCCTGTACTTTCAGAAATTAAAGAAAAGCATGGAGACGATAGAGTAAGGTTATTCGTTGCACAAGCCGCTGGGACACTCGGGACCGTATTGCTTATTGTTACTATTTTAGGGGTGATAGGCTCGCCTGTGATCGCTGCATTATTTGGCACAAGCTGGTTTCTCGACTGGTGGCAAGGTGGTGCAGATGCCGAAAAATTTGTGCTTGCAAGCGCACTATTAAAGCTCACCTTTCCTTACTTACTTTTTGTTTCATTAGTTGCACTTAGTGGGGCGGTACTGAATGTTTATAATCGCTTTGCCGCAGCGGCCTTTACGCCAGTTTTACTCAACGTGTCGATTATTGGCTGCGCTATTTTTCTCCATGATAAATTTGCACAAGGTGCGTACGCTCTAGCACTCGGTGTATTTATTGGTGGTATTGTTCAACTATTATTCCAGATCCCATTCTTGTTGCGCTTAAAAGTCTTGAGTCGCCCTCAATTTGCATGGCGGAGCCCTGAAATAACCAAAGTAAGAACTCTGATGATCCCAGCATTATTTGGTGTTTCTGTTAGCCAAATTAACTTACTACTGGATACCGTCATTGCCTCTTTTCTCGTGACGGGATCGATTGCTTGGCTTTATTATTCAGACAGATTAATTGAATTTCCACTCGGCCTATTTGGTATCGGTATTGCGACCGTGATACTGCCTGCACTTTCTAAATTACACGCAGGAGAAAAAAGTGAAGACTTTCAGAAAACTCTAGATTGGGGTGTACGTTTTGTCATCTTCTTGGGATTACCAGCGATGCTAGGGCTGATGGTGACAAGCCCACTTATTATTTCAGTATTGTTTGGACACGGTGAGTTTGTTTCTCAAAATGCAGACAATATAAATAAGGTAAGCTTAGGGGTAGCCGCATATTCCGTTGGCTTGTTAAGCTTTATGTTGATAAAAGTACTGGCGCCGGGCTTTTACGCCAGACAAGATACCAAAACGCCTGTTCGTATTGGTATTATTACCATGGCACTCAATATGGTTTTCAATCTTATCTTAGCGCCGTTTATTGGTTATCTAGGCCTAGCATTGGCAACTTCATTGTCGGCGTCTTGTAATGCGTTTTTACTTTATCGTCAGCTGTCACATCAAGGTGTGTATCAGCTAAGCGCATTTTCTCTTGGTTTTACTGCCAAATGCTTTATTTCAGCGGCCATGATGGCAGCATGCGTATACTTTCTCGGCGCCCGCTTTGAATG
- a CDS encoding SidE phosphodiesterase domain-containing protein, whose product MNWSRLELHLIEQAHPQLTEQIGNINKTDFELFFRRTFGSGYLYEFHSIEPDRNAVTVTSRYSPEQLQKMKLYAEQTGRAKTEWEFVRTLLDLIKFHFGRPYLLKPNDKIKAYGVEVFRPNHPLDHGIRQGRLSGDIIRLVGKYPDEFRQDIVQLVAAQTDLCKFIRQMQFTGAFQRSGRESEGNVAENYQAYARADVGFFRQAARYSSLFDDQLQIDDFANALTAACDYLAEPHVMGDIMAAAHMLDLQRIGLYGEKDSIIAAQLLNTNTQLMHNSANKGGTGGSQVIRELRQLTDCYLVNNGVLGFYRFEKKWYMQNNDLDLMAQAVVLDYSKPLPVYSPRKKKVGKLVKASRKIFKRLKKY is encoded by the coding sequence TTGAATTGGTCGCGACTTGAGTTGCATTTAATTGAGCAGGCTCATCCGCAATTGACAGAACAAATTGGTAATATTAATAAGACTGATTTTGAGCTGTTTTTCCGTCGTACATTCGGCTCTGGCTATTTGTATGAGTTCCATTCAATAGAGCCTGATCGCAATGCAGTGACCGTTACCAGTCGTTATAGCCCTGAACAATTGCAGAAGATGAAACTCTACGCTGAACAAACGGGCAGAGCTAAGACTGAATGGGAGTTTGTTCGAACGTTACTGGATTTGATTAAGTTTCATTTTGGTCGGCCTTATTTGCTAAAACCTAATGACAAAATAAAAGCGTATGGTGTAGAAGTTTTTAGGCCTAATCATCCATTAGATCATGGTATTCGCCAAGGTCGTTTGTCTGGAGATATTATTCGCTTGGTGGGTAAGTACCCTGATGAGTTCCGACAAGATATTGTTCAATTGGTTGCGGCTCAAACAGACCTGTGTAAGTTTATCCGCCAAATGCAATTTACGGGGGCATTTCAGCGCTCGGGACGCGAAAGTGAGGGGAATGTTGCTGAAAACTATCAAGCTTATGCCCGTGCTGATGTTGGCTTTTTTCGTCAGGCTGCACGATATTCAAGTTTATTTGATGATCAACTACAAATAGATGATTTTGCCAACGCTTTGACTGCTGCTTGTGATTATCTTGCTGAGCCTCATGTGATGGGTGATATAATGGCAGCGGCCCATATGTTGGATTTACAAAGAATTGGTTTGTATGGTGAAAAAGATAGTATTATTGCTGCTCAATTACTTAATACTAATACACAATTAATGCATAATAGTGCGAATAAGGGAGGTACTGGTGGCTCACAAGTAATCAGGGAACTTAGACAGTTAACTGACTGCTATTTGGTTAATAATGGTGTTTTGGGTTTTTATCGTTTTGAGAAGAAATGGTATATGCAAAACAATGATTTAGATTTAATGGCGCAAGCTGTGGTGTTGGACTATTCAAAACCGTTGCCAGTATATTCACCGAGAAAGAAAAAAGTTGGAAAATTGGTAAAAGCTAGTCGTAAAATATTTAAACGATTGAAAAAATATTAG
- a CDS encoding error-prone DNA polymerase, translating into MSYAELFCQSNFSFLTGASRPEELVKQADFLGYSAIAITDECSLAGIVRAHAYIRDHKLKIKLIVGSLLKYNNIELVALCPCQLAYTELCRVISNARQRTEKGQYQLSEWDIMSLKHVLLLWLPKGNSQDVQSLQWLCKYHHNRIWIGYRRNLSAKDVHYFTHCVKLSKAYQIPICAVGGVLMHCSSRLALQHTLTAIRQNRVISEIPEKMISNSESALRSISKLNKLFSPTFLEESANIAKRCVFNLDSLHYQYPQELVPKGFTPMTYLRALVEKGKQVRFPDGVPPDIEAIIDKELALIEALDYPFFFITIHDIVMYAKQHQILYQGRGSAANSVVCYCLEITAVDPRQVGVLFERFISKERNEPPDIDVDFEHQRREEVIQYIYKKYGRKRAALAATVITYRLKSAMRDVGKALGIEMAQIEYFIKHLNRRDKGLNWQAQLVELGLEPNSLKGQHFIQLVNDIMGFPRHLSQHVGGFVISESPLHELVPVENAAMPERTIIQWDKDDLETLKLLKVDILALGMLSAIRKCFGYIAAHTKRNLDLAQLTRMQDDPLVYKMLQKGDSVGVFQVESRAQMSMLPRLKPANYYDLVIQIAIVRPGPIQGDMVHPFLKRRDGEEQVTYPSEAVKSVLERTMGVPIFQEQVIKLAMVAAGFTGGEADSLRRAMASWKKTGELMQFREKLIRGMLDRGYEAQFAERIFEQICGFGEYGFPESHSASFAVLAYASAWLKYYYPAMFYTALLNSFPMGFYSASQLLQDASRHEVSILPICVNQSDYEHQVVQEPRQATFAIRLGLRLIKGLSEEEALQLLQCRPQEGFGNIVQLQQAGITNSTIEKLISADALHHFVDSRYAARWSLADQSKTLPLFSDIEEKESQYSHFSATEFENLQEDYNSTKVSLRTHPIKQLEQEKLIHRTVKANELLYRPHKSLVTVIGLVTGKQAPGTAKGVTFFTLEDETGNINVIVWSGTARAQKQAYMGAQLLEIKGIVEKEGEVVHVIAGRLIDRSELLAAMTIKARAFH; encoded by the coding sequence ATGTCTTATGCCGAGCTTTTTTGCCAGAGCAACTTTTCATTTTTGACTGGCGCATCGCGACCAGAAGAGTTGGTCAAACAAGCAGATTTTTTAGGTTACAGCGCAATAGCTATTACTGACGAATGCTCTTTGGCTGGTATTGTCCGTGCTCATGCTTATATTCGTGATCATAAACTCAAGATAAAACTGATAGTTGGGAGTTTACTGAAGTACAACAATATTGAGTTGGTTGCTCTTTGTCCTTGCCAGCTCGCTTATACAGAGTTATGTCGAGTGATCAGTAATGCTCGCCAGCGAACGGAGAAGGGACAATATCAGCTTAGTGAGTGGGATATTATGTCGCTTAAGCATGTCTTATTGTTATGGTTGCCAAAGGGAAACAGTCAAGATGTTCAATCATTGCAATGGCTGTGTAAATATCACCATAATAGAATATGGATTGGCTACCGACGTAACTTGAGTGCAAAAGATGTACATTATTTTACCCATTGTGTAAAACTGTCAAAAGCTTACCAAATACCTATTTGCGCTGTTGGTGGGGTGCTTATGCACTGCTCGTCTAGACTTGCGCTACAGCATACACTGACAGCCATTCGACAGAATCGTGTGATAAGCGAGATCCCTGAGAAAATGATTAGCAATAGCGAGTCGGCACTTAGATCTATCTCTAAGCTTAATAAGTTGTTTTCACCTACCTTTCTTGAAGAAAGTGCCAATATCGCGAAGCGATGTGTATTTAATTTAGACTCATTGCATTATCAATATCCTCAGGAGTTAGTGCCTAAAGGTTTTACTCCAATGACTTATTTACGCGCGTTGGTCGAAAAGGGTAAACAAGTTCGCTTTCCTGATGGCGTGCCGCCAGATATAGAAGCCATTATTGATAAAGAGCTAGCGCTTATCGAAGCGCTTGATTATCCGTTTTTCTTTATCACTATTCATGACATTGTGATGTATGCCAAACAGCATCAAATCTTATACCAAGGGCGAGGCTCAGCCGCTAACTCTGTGGTCTGTTATTGCTTAGAGATAACCGCGGTTGACCCTCGGCAAGTGGGTGTATTGTTCGAGCGTTTTATTAGTAAAGAGCGTAATGAGCCACCCGATATAGATGTGGATTTTGAACACCAACGTCGTGAAGAGGTGATCCAATATATCTACAAAAAATATGGTCGTAAACGCGCAGCATTAGCAGCAACGGTGATCACGTATCGTTTAAAAAGTGCCATGCGTGATGTTGGCAAAGCCTTGGGCATTGAAATGGCGCAAATAGAGTACTTTATTAAGCACCTCAACCGCCGTGATAAAGGGCTTAACTGGCAGGCCCAATTAGTGGAGTTAGGGTTAGAGCCAAACTCATTAAAAGGTCAGCATTTTATTCAGTTGGTTAATGACATTATGGGGTTTCCAAGGCATTTATCGCAGCATGTTGGTGGTTTTGTTATCTCAGAAAGTCCATTACATGAATTAGTGCCCGTAGAAAATGCAGCTATGCCAGAGCGCACCATTATTCAATGGGATAAAGATGACCTTGAAACCCTTAAGTTACTCAAAGTCGATATCTTGGCCTTGGGTATGCTAAGCGCTATCCGTAAGTGTTTTGGCTATATTGCAGCGCATACGAAGCGAAATCTGGATCTTGCCCAATTGACTCGTATGCAAGACGACCCTTTGGTCTATAAGATGTTGCAAAAAGGGGATAGTGTTGGCGTGTTTCAAGTAGAGTCTCGTGCACAAATGAGTATGTTGCCAAGGCTGAAACCCGCGAATTACTACGACTTAGTGATCCAAATAGCGATTGTACGTCCCGGCCCTATTCAAGGGGATATGGTGCATCCATTTTTAAAGCGACGGGATGGTGAAGAGCAAGTGACTTATCCATCCGAAGCGGTTAAATCGGTATTAGAGAGGACAATGGGGGTTCCTATTTTCCAGGAACAAGTGATAAAACTGGCTATGGTTGCTGCTGGGTTCACTGGAGGAGAAGCGGATAGCCTACGCCGAGCCATGGCGTCATGGAAAAAAACCGGGGAGCTAATGCAGTTTAGAGAAAAGCTTATTCGAGGCATGCTGGATCGGGGCTATGAAGCACAATTTGCTGAGCGGATTTTTGAGCAGATCTGCGGCTTTGGTGAATATGGTTTTCCTGAAAGTCACTCAGCTTCTTTTGCAGTGCTGGCTTATGCCTCTGCGTGGTTGAAATACTACTACCCCGCAATGTTTTATACCGCTCTACTCAATAGCTTTCCAATGGGGTTTTATTCGGCTTCACAGCTGTTGCAAGATGCATCAAGGCATGAGGTTAGCATTTTACCTATCTGTGTTAACCAGTCCGATTACGAACATCAAGTCGTACAAGAGCCAAGACAAGCAACGTTTGCGATCCGCTTAGGACTTCGGCTTATAAAAGGGTTAAGTGAAGAAGAAGCACTGCAATTATTACAATGCAGACCTCAAGAGGGGTTTGGGAATATCGTGCAGTTACAGCAAGCTGGTATTACTAATAGCACTATTGAAAAGCTGATTTCCGCGGATGCTTTACATCACTTTGTAGATAGCCGTTATGCGGCTAGGTGGTCACTTGCAGATCAAAGTAAAACCTTGCCACTATTCAGCGATATTGAAGAGAAAGAGTCGCAATATAGTCACTTTAGCGCCACAGAGTTTGAAAACTTACAGGAAGATTACAATAGCACTAAGGTTTCTTTACGCACTCACCCAATCAAGCAACTTGAGCAAGAAAAGCTTATACACCGAACGGTTAAGGCCAATGAACTGCTTTATCGACCGCATAAATCGTTAGTAACAGTGATAGGGCTGGTGACAGGAAAGCAAGCCCCGGGTACCGCAAAAGGCGTGACCTTTTTTACTTTAGAAGATGAAACAGGCAACATCAATGTAATTGTGTGGTCTGGTACTGCTCGAGCACAAAAGCAAGCCTATATGGGCGCACAGCTATTAGAAATAAAGGGTATAGTAGAGAAAGAGGGTGAAGTGGTACATGTTATTGCTGGTAGGTTAATCGATAGAAGTGAATTACTAGCAGCGATGACAATTAAGGCTCGCGCTTTTCATTAA
- a CDS encoding response regulator: MDQNISILIVDDVGTVRSFLHQTLMHLGIDHVREASTATQCVKSCEEQHFDIVFLDIELPDGDGKELIATLNEINPNINVVMVSAHSTVDNVKDAIERGAKGFVVKPFSPKKIAAMLKKFYPDLELV, from the coding sequence ATGGATCAAAATATCTCTATTTTAATCGTCGATGATGTAGGGACAGTTCGCAGCTTTTTACATCAAACCTTAATGCACTTAGGCATTGATCATGTAAGAGAAGCCTCCACTGCAACGCAGTGTGTAAAATCATGTGAAGAGCAACATTTTGATATTGTCTTTTTAGATATTGAGCTGCCCGATGGTGATGGTAAAGAGTTAATTGCAACTCTAAATGAAATAAACCCGAATATTAATGTCGTTATGGTGTCGGCACACTCAACGGTAGACAATGTTAAAGATGCTATTGAGCGAGGTGCTAAAGGTTTTGTTGTTAAGCCATTTTCGCCAAAGAAAATCGCGGCTATGCTGAAGAAGTTTTACCCAGATTTAGAATTGGTTTAA
- a CDS encoding nucleotidyltransferase domain-containing protein produces the protein MGLELVNQKFDAEIEKLKQDDEVLAVMGYGSYFKGRFKSGSDIDLILIRDGEDISYKKKVFNEGLEFEFRYVTEDFLLELLSRRHGPTIKHMLEATIVSDPNGIAEKLKQYAIDITAKSIDETFPHDARREKALVIESLHRKIHQVKDHPGFFEFACSKLLLNLADAFIRLHCHWGLQGFRESTRQLKAIDPKVHQQFESAMAPNPQELRMENIDALYHLVIDALGGVVAVKESVLSMGVEQVINTIEN, from the coding sequence ATGGGTTTAGAATTAGTGAATCAAAAATTCGATGCAGAAATCGAAAAACTTAAACAAGACGATGAAGTGCTTGCTGTGATGGGCTACGGCTCATATTTTAAAGGCAGATTTAAATCTGGCAGCGATATTGATTTGATTTTGATACGCGATGGCGAAGATATTTCATATAAAAAGAAAGTGTTTAATGAAGGGTTGGAATTTGAATTTCGTTATGTGACTGAAGATTTCTTACTTGAACTGCTTAGCCGAAGGCATGGTCCTACCATCAAACATATGTTGGAAGCCACTATTGTGTCAGATCCAAACGGCATAGCTGAAAAACTAAAGCAATACGCTATAGATATTACTGCCAAGTCTATTGATGAGACCTTTCCTCATGATGCCAGACGGGAAAAAGCGCTGGTGATTGAAAGCCTGCATCGCAAAATCCATCAGGTTAAAGATCATCCCGGATTTTTTGAATTTGCTTGTTCAAAACTATTGCTTAATTTGGCTGATGCTTTTATTCGTCTGCATTGTCATTGGGGGCTACAGGGCTTTCGCGAATCAACAAGACAACTCAAAGCGATAGATCCTAAAGTGCACCAGCAATTTGAATCTGCTATGGCACCTAATCCTCAAGAGCTGAGAATGGAAAACATTGATGCCTTGTATCATTTGGTGATTGATGCTCTTGGTGGTGTGGTGGCAGTGAAAGAGTCGGTGCTGTCTATGGGCGTTGAACAGGTGATCAATACCATTGAAAATTAA
- the idi gene encoding isopentenyl-diphosphate Delta-isomerase: MSDINPQLLLVDENDQVIGHQSKLAAHLGEGQLHRAYSVFIFNRQGQLLLQQRAAPKPLWPGSWSNSCCSHPSVGVAIKDSAQCRVQMELGLEASVEYLYKFLYRAKYLDVGHEHELCHVFWAICDDLPKPNTDEVAAYQYIDIDGVADFIAANEQQVTPWFKMEWAYLQVHHLEAIKQQLFGELSPC, encoded by the coding sequence ATGAGTGATATTAATCCTCAGTTACTTTTAGTAGATGAAAATGATCAAGTTATTGGTCATCAGAGTAAATTGGCGGCCCATTTGGGTGAAGGTCAATTACATCGAGCTTACTCGGTGTTTATTTTTAATCGTCAAGGGCAGTTGTTATTGCAACAAAGGGCTGCGCCAAAACCACTTTGGCCGGGAAGTTGGTCTAATTCTTGTTGTTCTCATCCGTCAGTGGGTGTTGCTATTAAAGATTCTGCTCAGTGCCGTGTTCAAATGGAGCTAGGCTTAGAGGCATCAGTGGAATACTTGTATAAGTTCTTGTATCGCGCTAAATATTTGGATGTTGGTCATGAGCATGAGTTGTGTCACGTGTTTTGGGCTATTTGCGATGATTTGCCAAAACCAAATACCGATGAAGTGGCTGCATATCAGTATATTGATATTGATGGTGTCGCCGATTTTATTGCTGCTAATGAACAGCAAGTGACTCCTTGGTTTAAGATGGAATGGGCTTATTTGCAAGTTCATCATCTTGAGGCTATTAAACAACAATTATTCGGTGAGTTATCGCCATGTTAA
- a CDS encoding sulfotransferase family 2 domain-containing protein, translated as MAFFKSIKQRQLLVTNKKVMYTSLTCAQTLEEIDLAQFKALFDEGWPILQLVRNPVDRVVSFYKDKIIDAGRRNDNGKIQIQNCQYMLLAMMQMELSLETTVADILAGLRAVRFDVFALKMLPHLYPHTKHLTPQYAILPEEIREALNDNNYRVVKMEDSEQLSKELTPLGVDVGVIHNQSKVNTQVELEERVSVFIKNLYTQDYGEYQYE; from the coding sequence ATGGCTTTTTTTAAAAGTATAAAGCAACGGCAATTGTTGGTGACCAATAAAAAGGTGATGTATACCAGCTTAACGTGCGCGCAAACTCTTGAAGAGATTGACTTGGCCCAATTTAAGGCGCTGTTCGATGAAGGTTGGCCTATATTGCAACTGGTTAGAAATCCGGTGGATAGGGTCGTTTCTTTTTATAAAGATAAAATTATCGATGCTGGTAGACGTAATGATAATGGCAAAATTCAAATTCAAAATTGCCAATATATGTTGTTGGCCATGATGCAAATGGAACTTAGTTTAGAAACCACAGTAGCCGATATTTTGGCTGGATTGCGGGCGGTGCGTTTTGATGTTTTTGCTTTAAAAATGTTACCTCATTTGTATCCTCATACTAAACACTTAACTCCACAATATGCGATTTTGCCTGAAGAAATTCGAGAGGCTTTGAATGATAACAATTATCGTGTGGTAAAGATGGAAGATAGTGAACAATTGTCCAAGGAGTTGACGCCGCTTGGTGTTGATGTCGGAGTGATACACAATCAATCGAAAGTAAATACTCAAGTTGAGCTTGAGGAGCGTGTGAGTGTGTTTATCAAGAACCTCTATACTCAGGATTATGGAGAATATCAATATGAGTGA
- the imuA gene encoding translesion DNA synthesis-associated protein ImuA: MANYIDLLERKNLLWRGRGKAVQHDVVSTRFAALDDVLCGGWPQQGVIGVKAAMGIGELRLILPHFADDNRLKVLINPPGQIHAAALHYLSLDLSEFMILQPPSEKEALWAAEQCVKSGACSALVLWHEALSIAAVKRLQLGAQTGGCRLFVLHQAQYAQTLPFTLSVALQAQHSGLDVIVKKHKGHLAHRSLKLENPHYWPELEKPNLPHVSDNIVAFTGYERRLTS, translated from the coding sequence ATGGCGAATTATATAGATCTTCTTGAGCGTAAAAACTTGCTTTGGCGTGGGCGTGGAAAGGCCGTGCAGCATGATGTCGTCAGTACTCGCTTTGCTGCACTTGATGATGTGCTGTGTGGTGGTTGGCCGCAACAAGGTGTGATTGGTGTAAAAGCTGCAATGGGAATAGGGGAGTTAAGGTTGATATTGCCCCACTTTGCGGATGATAACCGTTTGAAGGTATTAATTAATCCACCAGGACAAATACATGCCGCGGCATTGCATTATTTATCGTTAGACCTGAGTGAATTTATGATATTGCAGCCACCAAGTGAAAAAGAAGCACTGTGGGCTGCGGAGCAGTGTGTAAAAAGTGGTGCGTGTAGTGCGCTTGTACTTTGGCACGAAGCGCTTTCTATTGCCGCTGTAAAGCGTTTGCAGCTAGGTGCACAGACGGGAGGTTGTAGGTTATTTGTTTTACATCAAGCACAGTACGCTCAAACTCTACCATTTACGCTTTCAGTGGCTTTACAAGCACAGCACAGCGGCTTGGATGTGATAGTGAAGAAGCACAAGGGGCACTTGGCACATCGTAGTCTTAAACTAGAAAACCCCCACTATTGGCCAGAGCTTGAAAAGCCAAATCTACCTCATGTTAGCGATAATATAGTTGCATTTACAGGCTATGAGCGGCGTTTAACGAGCTAG
- a CDS encoding Y-family DNA polymerase has product MWLYLYFPMLQLEGMTKQTVSGDFVTPVVIIDGRKNQIVQLNDAAQQRGIKIGMGLGTACALCTQLHVLPYDDLLERQQLLEIANTLYQVSADIVIDEPNGLVLKVDSMLSLYHDLPSYWQVISGQLAQLGKSYYYGMGESTIMAKLLAREHCNALMLTQCQKRHYLGKIGLTRTSLDSRVVELLARTGVKNVAQLEQFSLSELAKRFDTELVHYVGCLFGKLKETLNYYQPVETFELTAPLLYEVEVMAWLEKPIEHLLSRLALFLQQRNLVTRTLYFTLALRDKEALEITLNSAEPEYKAANWQRLLNLKLESITLDAPVQSVSLKADALEAQHATIKDLFSTQQSAMSAQGLRAILCAKLGEQAVQGLQLTGDPRPEKASTYSHEPRFTTLKSKLRPTILFPKPQPLCERVNIISGPERIASGWWDGEPVQRDYFIVQNEQAQRLWVFREQNNHWYIHGVFS; this is encoded by the coding sequence ATGTGGTTATATCTCTATTTTCCTATGCTGCAACTAGAGGGAATGACAAAGCAAACGGTTTCCGGTGATTTTGTTACACCCGTTGTTATTATTGATGGCCGCAAAAACCAGATAGTGCAGCTCAATGATGCAGCGCAGCAGCGAGGTATAAAAATAGGAATGGGCCTTGGGACTGCTTGTGCATTGTGTACACAGCTTCATGTTTTGCCCTACGACGACCTTCTAGAAAGACAGCAGCTATTAGAAATTGCCAATACGCTTTATCAAGTAAGTGCAGATATTGTAATCGATGAACCTAATGGCCTTGTGCTTAAAGTCGATTCTATGCTGTCGCTCTATCATGATTTGCCAAGTTACTGGCAAGTAATATCTGGACAATTAGCGCAACTTGGCAAGAGTTATTATTACGGCATGGGTGAGTCCACAATAATGGCTAAGCTCTTAGCGCGAGAGCATTGCAATGCGCTTATGTTAACGCAGTGCCAAAAGCGTCATTACTTGGGGAAGATAGGATTAACACGTACAAGTCTAGACAGTCGGGTGGTTGAGCTGCTTGCTCGCACCGGAGTTAAAAACGTGGCGCAGTTAGAGCAGTTTTCACTCAGTGAACTGGCCAAACGTTTTGATACTGAACTCGTACATTATGTAGGCTGCTTGTTTGGAAAACTAAAGGAAACCCTTAACTATTACCAACCTGTGGAAACCTTTGAGCTTACTGCACCTTTACTTTACGAAGTCGAAGTAATGGCTTGGTTAGAAAAGCCAATCGAGCATTTGCTATCGCGTTTAGCGTTATTCCTACAGCAACGTAACTTAGTAACTCGAACGCTTTATTTTACCTTAGCACTTCGAGATAAAGAGGCTTTAGAGATCACATTAAACAGCGCGGAGCCTGAATATAAGGCGGCAAATTGGCAGCGCTTGTTAAACCTCAAGCTAGAATCCATAACCTTAGATGCACCCGTACAAAGTGTTTCACTCAAAGCTGATGCACTAGAAGCGCAGCATGCCACAATAAAAGATCTCTTCTCAACGCAGCAAAGTGCGATGTCTGCGCAAGGACTGCGGGCTATTCTATGTGCTAAGCTCGGTGAGCAGGCAGTGCAAGGTTTACAACTTACAGGCGATCCTCGTCCTGAAAAGGCCAGCACTTATAGCCACGAGCCACGTTTCACGACACTCAAGAGTAAATTAAGACCTACTATCCTATTTCCGAAGCCACAGCCGTTATGTGAAAGAGTCAATATTATTTCTGGTCCAGAGCGTATCGCTTCGGGGTGGTGGGACGGTGAGCCGGTCCAGCGAGATTATTTTATTGTACAAAATGAACAAGCGCAGCGGTTATGGGTATTTCGAGAGCAAAATAATCATTGGTATATTCATGGAGTATTTAGCTAA
- the rpsT gene encoding 30S ribosomal protein S20 — translation MANIKSAKKRAITSEKRRKHNASRRSMMRTYFKKVIAAIEAGDKEAATQAFAVAAPILDRYATKGLIHKNKAARHKSRLVAKIKAL, via the coding sequence TTGGCTAACATCAAGTCTGCAAAAAAACGCGCTATCACTAGCGAAAAGCGTCGTAAGCACAACGCAAGCCGTCGTTCAATGATGCGTACATACTTCAAAAAAGTAATCGCTGCAATTGAAGCTGGTGATAAAGAAGCTGCAACTCAAGCATTCGCTGTTGCTGCACCTATCCTAGACCGTTACGCAACTAAAGGTCTAATCCACAAAAACAAAGCTGCTCGTCATAAGAGCCGTTTAGTTGCTAAGATCAAAGCACTTTAA